A portion of the Intestinibacillus sp. Marseille-P6563 genome contains these proteins:
- the rpmI gene encoding 50S ribosomal protein L35: MPKIKTHSGAKKRFKVSKTGKIKRAHVGRRHILTKKNTKRLRHLRKEGYADSTNVAQVKRLIPYM; this comes from the coding sequence ATGCCTAAGATTAAAACGCACAGCGGCGCCAAGAAAAGATTCAAGGTTTCCAAGACCGGTAAGATCAAGCGTGCACACGTAGGCCGCCGCCACATCCTGACCAAGAAGAACACCAAGCGCCTGCGCCATCTCCGCAAGGAAGGCTACGCGGACAGCACCAATGTAGCACAGGTTAAGCGCCTGATCCCCTACATGTAA
- the infC gene encoding translation initiation factor IF-3 produces the protein MEHQINEEIRDKEVRLIADNGDQLGIVSSKEALEIAIEKGMDLVKIAPQAQPPVCRIMDYGKYRFEQAKREKEARKNQRVVEIKEIRLTPGIDVGDLNTKVKNACKFLKGGDKVKVSVRFRGREVTHSSLGLDLLQRFAELCTEVGTVEKAPKLEGRQMHMFLAPKKDK, from the coding sequence ATGGAACATCAGATCAATGAAGAAATCCGCGATAAGGAAGTCCGTCTGATTGCCGACAACGGCGACCAGCTCGGCATCGTGTCGAGCAAAGAGGCGCTCGAAATCGCAATCGAGAAGGGCATGGATCTGGTCAAGATCGCCCCGCAGGCGCAGCCGCCGGTCTGCCGCATCATGGACTACGGCAAATACCGCTTTGAACAGGCCAAGCGCGAGAAAGAGGCGCGGAAAAACCAGCGTGTCGTGGAGATCAAGGAGATCCGCCTGACCCCGGGCATCGACGTGGGCGACCTCAATACCAAGGTCAAGAATGCCTGCAAATTCCTCAAGGGCGGCGACAAGGTCAAAGTCTCGGTCCGTTTCCGCGGCCGTGAAGTGACCCATTCTTCGCTCGGTCTGGATCTGCTCCAGCGCTTTGCGGAACTCTGCACGGAGGTCGGTACCGTGGAGAAGGCCCCCAAGCTCGAAGGCCGCCAGATGCACATGTTCCTGGCGCCCAAAAAGGATAAGTAA
- a CDS encoding DUF1292 domain-containing protein, protein MSEAFGNDYVVLTDEDGNEVEFQHIDTVEVDGQTYMAFIPAELAVDEEAEVVILKVVEENGEEILATVEDDDEADKIFDIVMERVEDMYEDEE, encoded by the coding sequence ATGAGCGAAGCATTTGGCAACGATTATGTCGTGCTGACCGATGAGGACGGCAACGAAGTCGAATTCCAGCACATCGACACCGTAGAGGTCGATGGCCAGACCTACATGGCCTTCATCCCGGCCGAGCTGGCTGTGGACGAAGAAGCTGAGGTCGTTATCCTCAAGGTCGTGGAAGAAAACGGCGAGGAGATCCTCGCGACCGTGGAGGACGACGACGAGGCTGATAAGATCTTCGACATCGTCATGGAGCGGGTCGAGGATATGTACGAAGACGAAGAATGA
- the ppk1 gene encoding polyphosphate kinase 1, with protein MTKKHENKKKKLRPFSFDTSYTQSRELSWLQFNRRVLEEAEDQAVPLFERLKFVSIFTSNLDEFFMIRVGSLTDIAAVTKEDLPDNKCGWTAAEQLEHIFDVCGPLLKRRDKVYAHLEESLAAMGVERLHRKDLTAAEKRFVDRWYRTSAKPILSPQVVDQHHPFPHLPSGQLHILVRLHFEDRSLLGLLPIPASLPRFLRLPGDGLRYILVEDILIGKVSSLFTGFRVQSKAIIKVTRNADISPDDEAFEMDVDFRQRMKKLLKKRTRLAPVRLEYHGKLPSQVLHQLCVRLGLDLDQVYNCEAPLNMEYVYGLEGMLPPAPGLKYEPWTPQPCPMLENDAPILPQVLEHDVLLHYPYESMNPFLHLIREAASDPQTVSIKITIYRVARKSKLIGYLCDAAENGKDVTVLVELRARFDEQNNIEWAERLEESGCKVIYGIEDLKVHSKLCLITRTIDQGVQYITQIGTGNYNEKTATLYTDLSFITANPVIGEDATDFFTHMALGAAPETSAKLLVAPHIFKPAVLSLIDEEICKAQAGAPSRIVMKLNSLTDRDVIDRLADASCAGVPIDLIVRGICCLTPGLKGKTENIRIRSIVGRFLEHSRILSFGVGDEERIFIGSADLMTRNTEKRVEVACPVTDPACVDRLHEILDLCLRDNVKARIHDKHGELERPKRADGEPPVDCQFALMQHALADEES; from the coding sequence ATGACAAAAAAACACGAAAACAAGAAAAAGAAACTTCGTCCCTTTTCTTTTGACACCAGCTATACCCAGAGCCGTGAACTTTCCTGGCTGCAATTCAACCGCCGGGTGCTGGAAGAAGCCGAGGACCAAGCGGTCCCTCTGTTTGAACGGCTCAAGTTCGTTTCGATTTTTACATCCAATTTGGATGAATTCTTTATGATTCGCGTCGGTTCGCTCACAGACATCGCCGCCGTGACCAAGGAAGACCTGCCGGATAACAAATGCGGCTGGACGGCTGCCGAACAGCTCGAGCATATTTTTGATGTATGCGGCCCGCTGCTCAAGCGGCGCGACAAGGTCTATGCCCATTTGGAAGAGTCGCTGGCTGCGATGGGGGTCGAGCGCCTGCACCGCAAAGACCTCACCGCCGCGGAAAAGCGCTTTGTCGACCGTTGGTACCGCACTTCGGCCAAGCCGATTTTGTCGCCGCAGGTGGTCGACCAGCATCATCCGTTCCCCCATCTGCCCAGCGGACAACTGCATATCCTGGTGCGCCTGCACTTTGAAGACCGCAGCCTGTTAGGTCTGCTGCCCATTCCGGCTTCCCTGCCGCGCTTTTTGCGCCTGCCTGGCGATGGGTTGCGTTATATTTTGGTCGAGGACATCCTGATCGGCAAGGTATCCAGCCTGTTCACCGGATTCCGGGTGCAGTCCAAGGCCATCATCAAAGTCACCCGCAACGCGGACATCAGCCCGGATGACGAAGCCTTCGAAATGGATGTCGACTTCCGGCAGCGCATGAAAAAGCTGCTCAAAAAGCGTACCCGTCTGGCGCCGGTCCGCTTGGAGTATCACGGCAAGCTGCCCAGCCAGGTGCTGCATCAGCTGTGCGTCCGCCTAGGCCTGGATCTCGACCAAGTGTATAACTGTGAAGCGCCGCTGAACATGGAGTATGTATATGGCCTGGAAGGTATGTTGCCGCCTGCACCGGGTCTGAAATACGAACCCTGGACCCCGCAGCCCTGCCCCATGCTCGAAAACGATGCGCCCATCCTGCCGCAAGTCCTGGAACACGATGTGCTGCTGCATTATCCCTATGAGAGCATGAATCCCTTCCTGCATCTCATCCGGGAAGCGGCTAGCGATCCGCAGACGGTTTCCATCAAAATCACGATTTATCGCGTGGCGCGCAAATCCAAACTCATCGGCTATTTGTGCGATGCCGCCGAAAACGGTAAGGATGTGACCGTTCTGGTCGAACTGCGCGCCCGCTTCGACGAACAAAACAACATCGAATGGGCCGAGCGTCTGGAAGAATCAGGCTGCAAGGTCATCTATGGCATCGAAGATCTCAAGGTGCATTCCAAGTTGTGCCTGATTACCCGCACAATCGATCAGGGCGTACAATATATCACCCAAATCGGTACCGGCAACTACAATGAAAAGACTGCTACCTTATATACCGACCTGTCGTTCATCACGGCCAACCCGGTCATCGGTGAAGATGCAACCGATTTCTTCACCCACATGGCTTTGGGCGCTGCGCCGGAAACCAGCGCCAAACTGCTGGTCGCACCGCACATCTTCAAGCCTGCGGTCCTGTCCCTCATTGATGAGGAAATCTGCAAGGCTCAGGCCGGTGCGCCCAGCCGAATCGTCATGAAGCTCAACTCCCTGACCGACCGCGATGTCATCGACCGTCTGGCTGACGCATCCTGCGCTGGGGTGCCGATTGACCTGATCGTGCGCGGCATCTGCTGCCTGACACCCGGCCTCAAGGGCAAGACCGAAAACATCCGCATCCGGTCGATCGTGGGCCGGTTCCTGGAACACTCGCGTATCCTCAGCTTTGGTGTGGGCGACGAGGAACGCATTTTCATTGGCTCGGCCGACCTGATGACCCGCAACACCGAAAAACGTGTGGAGGTCGCCTGCCCGGTGACCGACCCGGCTTGTGTGGATCGTCTGCATGAAATTCTGGATCTGTGCCTGCGCGACAATGTCAAGGCCCGTATCCATGACAAACACGGCGAACTCGAACGGCCCAAACGCGCCGATGGCGAGCCGCCGGTCGACTGCCAGTTTGCGCTGATGCAGCACGCTCTGGCCGACGAAGAATCCTAA
- a CDS encoding cation:proton antiporter, translating to MESYEFLLIIAIILLATKILGLLSERVHMPQVVGALAAGILLGPSVLGVVSETDFLTKTSEIGVILLMFLAGLDTDLGELKKTGLASFVIAVIGAGLPLIGGTICYEAFFRDVTDPMDFLKAVFIGVVLTATSVSITVETLREMGKLKGRVGTAILGAAVIDDILGIIVLTVISGFADPTVNPMQVFVRIGLFFVFIGVVGFLCYKVFSKMDVIWSHHRRIAIASLAFCFVLSYIAEQFFGIADITGAYFAGLILCNIMELREYVAKKINIMNYMFFAPIFFASIGFKTELSGMNTELAIFSVLLLIIAVLTKVVGCGLGARLCGFNGHESLSVGVGMISRGEVALIVAQKGAAVGLISTSMFPAIVLVVIVTTLVTPILLKMVMTRDPVPPQGAKA from the coding sequence ATGGAGTCCTATGAGTTCCTGTTGATCATTGCCATCATCCTGCTGGCAACGAAAATACTGGGTTTGTTGTCTGAACGAGTGCATATGCCGCAGGTGGTCGGTGCTTTGGCCGCAGGGATTTTGTTAGGCCCCTCGGTGCTGGGCGTGGTATCGGAAACCGACTTCCTGACCAAGACATCCGAGATCGGTGTCATCCTCTTAATGTTCCTGGCCGGCCTGGATACCGACTTGGGCGAACTGAAAAAGACCGGTCTGGCTTCGTTTGTCATTGCCGTCATCGGTGCGGGCCTGCCGCTCATCGGCGGTACCATCTGCTATGAAGCCTTTTTCCGTGACGTCACCGACCCGATGGACTTCCTGAAAGCGGTCTTTATCGGCGTAGTGCTGACGGCGACTTCGGTATCCATCACCGTAGAAACCCTGCGTGAGATGGGCAAGCTCAAAGGCCGAGTCGGCACCGCTATTTTGGGCGCCGCGGTCATCGACGATATTTTGGGCATCATTGTGCTGACCGTTATCAGCGGCTTTGCAGACCCGACGGTCAATCCCATGCAGGTCTTTGTCCGCATTGGTCTGTTCTTTGTCTTTATCGGCGTGGTAGGCTTCCTGTGCTATAAGGTGTTCAGCAAGATGGATGTCATCTGGTCCCATCACCGGCGCATTGCCATTGCTTCGCTGGCATTCTGCTTTGTGCTGTCCTACATTGCCGAGCAGTTCTTCGGTATTGCCGATATTACGGGCGCGTATTTCGCTGGCCTCATCCTGTGCAATATCATGGAACTGCGTGAATATGTGGCCAAAAAGATCAATATTATGAACTATATGTTCTTTGCCCCCATTTTCTTTGCTTCCATCGGCTTTAAGACCGAACTGAGCGGCATGAATACCGAACTGGCGATTTTTTCGGTGCTCCTGCTGATCATTGCCGTGCTGACCAAGGTGGTCGGGTGCGGACTCGGCGCCCGGTTGTGCGGGTTCAATGGACACGAATCGTTGTCGGTCGGTGTGGGCATGATCTCCCGTGGTGAAGTGGCGCTGATCGTGGCCCAGAAGGGTGCAGCGGTCGGACTCATCAGCACGAGCATGTTCCCGGCCATCGTACTCGTGGTCATTGTCACCACGCTGGTCACTCCAATCCTGCTCAAGATGGTCATGACCCGCGATCCTGTGCCGCCGCAGGGCGCAAAAGCATAA
- a CDS encoding sensor histidine kinase, translated as MKSIHLNPQRIAVNALKTAAILGTATAINAILLDRFQTMGNSSELYVLGVLLISLNTTGYLWGILGALAGVLCVNYFFTYPYTDFNFTLKGYPLTFLVMLTVAIATSALSGRIKKQREFARERTRLTEERQKMLIEAEKEKMRGNLLRAISHDLRTPLTGILGASGALLDSGDLIDAASRRDLLSGIHDDAEWLLRMVENVLSVTRISGGAPSLHKVCEPLDEVFSQVAAKARKRYPQIQLKMHIPNQVALVPMDEMLIVQVLVNLIDNAILHGGDYAVELSAQNEEGRVRITLRDHGRGIPPEDLDNIFEGFVARDRESSDATRGLGIGLSICCTIVEAHGGEISARNMPDGGACISFTLPIEEVSAYAEQ; from the coding sequence ATGAAATCCATACACCTCAACCCGCAGCGGATCGCGGTCAACGCACTCAAAACGGCCGCCATCCTCGGAACCGCTACGGCCATCAACGCCATCCTGCTCGACCGTTTCCAGACCATGGGAAACTCGTCGGAACTGTATGTTTTAGGGGTGCTGCTCATCTCCCTGAATACCACCGGATATCTCTGGGGCATCCTGGGCGCACTGGCCGGCGTTCTCTGCGTAAACTACTTTTTCACTTATCCATATACCGATTTTAATTTTACGCTCAAAGGGTATCCCCTCACCTTTCTGGTCATGCTCACCGTGGCCATTGCGACCAGTGCGCTGAGCGGCCGCATCAAAAAACAGCGGGAATTTGCACGCGAACGCACCCGCCTGACCGAAGAGCGGCAAAAGATGCTCATTGAAGCCGAAAAAGAAAAGATGCGCGGTAATCTGCTGCGCGCCATTTCGCACGACCTGCGCACCCCGCTGACCGGTATCCTGGGCGCATCGGGCGCGCTGCTCGACAGCGGCGACCTGATCGACGCGGCCAGCCGGCGCGACCTGCTGTCCGGCATCCACGACGACGCCGAATGGCTGCTGCGCATGGTCGAAAATGTGCTTTCGGTCACCCGTATCTCGGGCGGCGCCCCTTCGCTGCACAAGGTCTGCGAACCGCTCGACGAGGTGTTTTCTCAAGTTGCGGCCAAGGCCCGCAAACGATACCCGCAAATCCAGCTCAAAATGCACATCCCCAATCAGGTCGCGCTGGTGCCCATGGATGAAATGCTCATCGTGCAGGTGCTGGTCAATCTGATCGATAACGCCATCCTGCATGGCGGCGATTATGCGGTCGAACTGTCCGCACAAAATGAAGAAGGCCGGGTACGCATCACCTTGCGTGACCATGGCCGCGGTATCCCGCCCGAAGACCTGGACAATATCTTTGAAGGCTTTGTGGCGCGGGACCGGGAATCGAGCGACGCCACGCGCGGGCTGGGCATCGGCCTTTCCATCTGCTGCACCATCGTCGAGGCCCATGGCGGGGAGATCTCGGCGCGCAACATGCCCGACGGCGGCGCCTGCATCAGTTTTACGTTACCCATTGAGGAGGTTTCTGCTTATGCCGAACAGTGA
- a CDS encoding response regulator transcription factor, translated as MPNSEKILVVEDEATISRILSTVLTANGYQVLNAENGQQALSMASSHCPDLILLDLGLPGMDGIEVIRRLREWSGTPILVVSARDQEEEKVRAFDLGADDYITKPFGTSELLARIRAARRHANQVAAERAMVSSYYEFQDFRIDFERRCVTIAGKEIHLTQNEYKIVERLARQPGRVLTYTTLLHDIWGPYKGEDNQILRVNMANIRRKLEANPAEPHYILTENGVGYRMADSE; from the coding sequence ATGCCGAACAGTGAAAAGATTCTGGTCGTCGAAGATGAGGCGACCATTTCCCGTATTTTATCCACCGTGTTGACGGCCAATGGCTATCAGGTGCTCAACGCCGAAAACGGCCAGCAAGCCCTGAGTATGGCCAGTTCCCATTGTCCCGATCTCATTCTGCTCGATCTCGGACTGCCGGGCATGGATGGCATTGAAGTCATCCGCCGTTTGCGCGAATGGTCGGGCACCCCGATTTTAGTGGTATCGGCCCGCGACCAAGAGGAAGAAAAGGTCCGCGCCTTTGACCTGGGCGCGGACGACTACATCACCAAACCCTTTGGCACCAGCGAACTGCTCGCGCGCATCCGCGCGGCACGCCGTCACGCCAATCAGGTGGCCGCCGAACGGGCGATGGTGTCTTCCTATTATGAGTTCCAGGATTTCCGCATCGATTTCGAGCGCCGCTGTGTGACCATTGCAGGCAAGGAGATCCATTTGACCCAAAACGAATACAAGATCGTCGAGCGGCTGGCCCGTCAGCCCGGCCGGGTGCTCACTTACACGACCCTGCTGCACGACATCTGGGGTCCGTATAAGGGCGAGGACAATCAGATCCTGCGCGTCAACATGGCCAACATCCGTCGCAAGCTGGAGGCCAATCCGGCCGAACCGCACTACATACTGACCGAAAACGGCGTCGGCTACCGCATGGCAGACAGTGAATAA
- a CDS encoding imidazolonepropionase, with product MEKRKYTHIQVLLPEIKAMLAAGKIQREVAEYYGFQDKQVIKSLLKRERRKERMLEAGILARPQGRPRTNAAPRDIVTEQAHEIQRLRMENKLLRDFLHCIGRK from the coding sequence ATGGAGAAACGAAAATACACACACATTCAAGTGCTGTTGCCAGAAATCAAGGCTATGCTGGCAGCGGGGAAAATCCAGCGGGAAGTTGCAGAATATTACGGTTTTCAGGATAAGCAGGTGATAAAAAGTCTACTTAAGCGTGAACGGAGGAAAGAACGTATGTTAGAAGCTGGCATCCTTGCGCGGCCCCAAGGGCGGCCAAGAACAAATGCCGCACCAAGAGATATTGTAACCGAGCAGGCACATGAGATCCAGCGACTTCGTATGGAGAATAAACTGCTGCGGGATTTTCTGCACTGCATAGGAAGGAAGTGA
- a CDS encoding IS3 family transposase codes for MAVMCKFFGVSRSGYYAFVHRLGKPEKDAALAELIGQQRERSFRTYGYRRMCLWLKNQNIFCNPKTVLRIMKKYDLLSEIRRRRKWQQMGQQLHKYENLLSRQFQADKPNSKWVTDISYIHTRQGVLYLSMIRDLYDNSIVAYKTGTEQTVNLVLDTIRLAMKQEKKRVAAELQLHSDQGAQYASQAYFELTQTYGITPSMSRRGNPYDNAMAENFFSILKTECIYRHKPATFSQANEMIDRYIYFYNHERIQLKTGEAPLTRRLSA; via the coding sequence GTGGCAGTTATGTGCAAATTCTTTGGAGTATCCAGAAGCGGATACTATGCCTTCGTCCATCGCCTTGGTAAGCCGGAGAAGGACGCAGCTCTTGCAGAGCTAATTGGACAACAGCGGGAACGCAGCTTCCGCACCTACGGCTACCGACGGATGTGTCTATGGCTGAAGAACCAGAATATTTTCTGTAATCCAAAAACAGTGCTGCGAATTATGAAGAAATATGATCTGCTCTCAGAAATCCGCCGACGCAGGAAATGGCAGCAGATGGGGCAGCAGCTCCACAAGTACGAGAATCTGCTAAGCAGGCAGTTTCAGGCCGACAAGCCCAACAGCAAATGGGTAACGGACATCTCCTACATCCACACCAGGCAGGGCGTACTGTACCTGTCCATGATCCGGGATCTCTATGACAACAGTATTGTGGCTTACAAAACCGGAACGGAACAAACGGTGAATCTGGTTCTGGACACCATTCGTCTGGCAATGAAGCAAGAGAAAAAGAGGGTCGCTGCGGAGTTGCAGCTCCACAGCGACCAGGGTGCTCAGTACGCCTCACAAGCATATTTTGAGCTAACTCAAACATACGGCATTACGCCGTCTATGTCAAGACGTGGAAATCCTTATGACAACGCTATGGCGGAAAATTTCTTCTCTATCCTCAAAACAGAGTGCATCTACCGCCACAAACCGGCTACCTTCTCGCAAGCCAATGAAATGATTGACCGCTACATCTACTTTTACAACCATGAGCGCATCCAGCTAAAGACTGGAGAAGCGCCGCTTACGCGACGCCTCTCCGCTTAA
- a CDS encoding ArsB/NhaD family transporter gives MNTMQILSIVVFLAVMVAIVSEKIHRTVAAVAGGVVLVFVHILSVDEAVSYIDFNTIGVLIGMMLFVAVVRNSGLFEYVAIKSAKIAKGNPWKIMLFFTIITTVLSAFLDNVTTVLLVGPMTIAITGVLELNPVPFLLTQILASNIGGTATLIGDPPNIMIGSQADLSFVDFAVNTGPAVVIIMVAVCICFYALYGRKMQVAQEKMAGVMELDENKSIKDHSLLVKSLVMIVLVVLGFVFHSSLGVDSCLIALASATIMLIIGKQDTEEIVLGVEWSTILFFTGLFVVVGGMVQTGVITALGNGLVAVTGGNEMLLMILILWGSALFSSVLDNIPFVATMIPLILSMQGDGMDVTALWWALSLGACLGGNGTLIGASANVVLSGISAKHGHPITFARYLRVGFPLMILSVAISTVYLLVRFHG, from the coding sequence ATGAATACCATGCAAATCCTTTCGATCGTGGTTTTTCTGGCGGTCATGGTGGCCATTGTGTCTGAAAAGATCCACCGTACCGTCGCAGCGGTCGCCGGCGGCGTGGTGCTGGTCTTTGTGCACATCCTGTCGGTGGATGAAGCGGTCAGTTACATCGACTTCAATACCATCGGCGTGCTCATTGGGATGATGCTGTTTGTTGCCGTAGTGCGCAATTCCGGCCTGTTCGAGTATGTTGCGATCAAGTCGGCCAAGATCGCAAAGGGCAATCCGTGGAAGATCATGCTGTTCTTTACCATCATCACCACTGTGCTGTCCGCGTTCCTGGACAACGTGACCACCGTTTTGCTGGTCGGCCCAATGACGATCGCCATTACGGGCGTCCTGGAACTCAATCCGGTACCGTTCCTGCTGACGCAGATTTTGGCGTCCAACATCGGCGGTACGGCGACGCTGATCGGTGACCCGCCGAACATCATGATCGGTTCGCAGGCAGATCTGAGTTTCGTCGACTTTGCTGTCAACACCGGTCCGGCGGTTGTCATCATCATGGTTGCCGTATGCATATGCTTTTACGCCCTGTATGGTCGCAAGATGCAGGTGGCCCAGGAGAAGATGGCCGGCGTCATGGAACTGGACGAAAATAAGTCCATCAAGGACCATAGCCTGCTCGTCAAGAGCCTGGTTATGATCGTACTGGTTGTTTTGGGCTTTGTGTTCCACAGTTCGCTGGGCGTGGACTCTTGCTTGATCGCCCTGGCGAGTGCTACAATAATGTTGATAATCGGCAAACAGGACACCGAAGAAATCGTACTGGGCGTGGAATGGTCTACCATCCTGTTCTTCACCGGCCTGTTCGTTGTCGTCGGCGGCATGGTGCAGACCGGCGTTATCACCGCGCTGGGCAACGGCCTGGTGGCTGTGACCGGCGGCAATGAGATGCTGCTGATGATCCTCATCCTGTGGGGTTCGGCTCTGTTCTCGTCCGTACTGGACAATATCCCGTTCGTCGCGACCATGATCCCGCTGATTTTGTCCATGCAGGGCGACGGTATGGATGTTACAGCACTGTGGTGGGCCCTGTCGCTGGGCGCCTGCCTGGGCGGTAACGGTACGCTCATCGGTGCGTCGGCCAATGTGGTGCTGTCGGGCATTTCGGCCAAGCATGGTCACCCGATCACCTTTGCAAGATACCTGCGGGTCGGCTTCCCGCTGATGATCCTGTCGGTCGCAATCTCCACCGTGTATCTGTTGGTTCGGTTCCATGGCTAA
- a CDS encoding acyl-CoA dehydrogenase: MDFHLTREQEMVQKMVREFTENEVKPIAAETDRTCEYPRENIEKLFDLGVMGMIVPKEFGGAGADDLCGSIAIEELSKQCASTGDIVATHNGLCCGPIIQHGTQAQKEKYLRMLTEGHKVGAFALTEPDAGSDAAKGTCTAVLEGDHYVLNGSKIFITNGYVADVFVVFAMTDKSKGTKGISAFIVESSFPGFSVGKHEEKLGLHGSPTAEIVFEDCIVPKENLLGQEGKGFKIAMMTLDGGRIGIAAQALGICEGAMEEAMNFAKTREQFGRPISKFQNTQFVFADMHVAIEAARLLTYKAACKKTAGEKFTLDAATAKLFASEAAMKITTKAVQVHGGYGYTKDYPVERMMRDAKITEIYEGTSEIQRVVISGNILGK, translated from the coding sequence ATGGATTTCCATCTGACCCGTGAGCAGGAAATGGTCCAGAAGATGGTGCGCGAATTCACCGAAAATGAAGTCAAGCCCATCGCAGCAGAGACCGATCGAACCTGCGAGTATCCCCGTGAAAATATCGAGAAGCTGTTTGATCTCGGTGTAATGGGCATGATCGTTCCCAAGGAATTCGGCGGCGCTGGCGCAGACGACCTGTGCGGCTCGATCGCAATCGAAGAGCTGTCCAAGCAGTGCGCTTCCACCGGCGACATCGTAGCCACCCATAACGGCCTGTGCTGCGGCCCGATCATCCAGCACGGCACCCAGGCACAGAAGGAAAAGTACCTGCGCATGCTGACCGAAGGCCATAAGGTTGGCGCATTTGCTCTGACCGAGCCGGACGCAGGTTCGGACGCTGCTAAGGGCACCTGCACCGCAGTGCTCGAAGGCGACCACTATGTCCTCAACGGCTCCAAGATCTTTATCACCAACGGCTATGTTGCTGACGTATTCGTTGTTTTTGCAATGACCGACAAGTCCAAGGGCACCAAGGGCATCTCGGCCTTCATCGTAGAGAGCTCCTTCCCGGGCTTCTCGGTTGGTAAGCACGAGGAAAAGCTCGGCCTGCACGGCTCCCCCACCGCAGAAATCGTTTTCGAAGACTGCATCGTTCCGAAGGAAAACCTGCTCGGCCAGGAAGGCAAGGGCTTCAAGATTGCCATGATGACCCTGGACGGTGGCCGTATCGGTATCGCTGCACAGGCGCTCGGCATCTGCGAAGGCGCCATGGAAGAGGCGATGAACTTTGCCAAGACCCGTGAGCAGTTCGGCCGTCCGATCTCCAAGTTCCAGAACACCCAGTTCGTATTCGCTGACATGCATGTTGCCATCGAAGCAGCACGTCTGCTGACCTACAAGGCTGCTTGCAAGAAGACCGCAGGCGAGAAGTTCACCCTGGATGCAGCAACTGCTAAGCTGTTCGCTTCCGAGGCTGCTATGAAGATCACCACCAAGGCTGTTCAGGTACACGGCGGCTACGGCTACACCAAGGATTATCCGGTAGAACGCATGATGCGCGACGCAAAGATCACCGAGATCTACGAGGGCACCTCCGAAATCCAGCGCGTCGTTATCTCCGGCAACATTCTGGGCAAGTAA